The proteins below are encoded in one region of SAR324 cluster bacterium:
- a CDS encoding AtpZ/AtpI family protein, whose translation MPRFNPRLVMFSSMGLELGLSVIVGLLLGSSLDRFFGTGPWMLIIFTASGIAAGYRSVYRLLKRLQQEDAATPLTHDFDSKT comes from the coding sequence ATGCCGCGCTTCAATCCCCGCTTGGTGATGTTCAGTTCGATGGGCCTGGAGTTGGGTCTCTCTGTGATTGTTGGACTCCTGCTTGGCAGCTCTCTGGATCGTTTCTTCGGCACTGGACCCTGGATGCTGATTATTTTCACGGCCAGTGGCATCGCTGCTGGTTACCGCAGTGTCTATCGCCTGCTCAAGCGCTTGCAGCAAGAAGACGCCGCGACTCCCTTGACTCATGACTTTGACTCCAAGACCTGA
- a CDS encoding ATP synthase subunit I, with product MSNSPFPEISDEALQVGFRKATEFRNLLILASVVLAIVSLLFGLDFLLGSLLGSAIVGLNFHWTVRFVLNMLEERKLRPLYLLIYGAKFIVSMMVLYVAIVQLDINAVGIMLGLSNILLAATAYALIQRPRSSDSSDVLS from the coding sequence ATGTCCAATTCACCTTTCCCCGAAATCTCTGACGAGGCCCTACAGGTTGGCTTCCGCAAAGCCACAGAATTCCGAAATTTGCTGATCCTGGCATCCGTCGTCCTGGCAATTGTCTCGCTCTTGTTCGGCCTTGACTTTCTCTTGGGATCCTTGCTAGGTTCAGCAATTGTTGGTTTGAACTTCCACTGGACTGTGCGCTTCGTCCTAAATATGTTGGAGGAGCGAAAACTACGGCCACTATATTTGCTGATCTATGGTGCGAAGTTCATCGTCTCGATGATGGTTCTCTACGTGGCGATCGTCCAATTGGACATCAATGCAGTTGGGATAATGCTAGGTCTCTCCAACATTTTGTTGGCCGCCACCGCTTACGCACTCATCCAGCGACCAAGATCCTCTGACTCTTCCGACGTCCTTTCCTAG